One Spiribacter halobius DNA segment encodes these proteins:
- the yidD gene encoding membrane protein insertion efficiency factor YidD has product MRRILTTLVRGYRYLISPLLGHHCRFHPTCSSYAIEALDHYGVMRGGYLALRRLLRCHPWHPGGFDPVPHSDPDSQH; this is encoded by the coding sequence ATGCGCAGGATCCTGACGACGCTGGTACGTGGCTATCGCTACCTGATCAGCCCGCTGCTCGGGCACCACTGCCGTTTCCACCCCACCTGCTCCAGCTACGCCATCGAGGCACTCGATCACTACGGTGTCATGCGCGGTGGCTATCTTGCGCTCCGCCGCCTGCTCCGCTGCCACCCCTGGCATCCCGGCGGCTTCGATCCCGTCCCCCACTCGGATCCGGACAGTCAGCACTGA
- the rnpA gene encoding ribonuclease P protein component encodes MPPPGTRAFPRSARLTRPAQYRRVFQGAERFADRYFTLLAAGGAPEPRLGLAISRRVAPRAVDRNRLKRLVRESFRAQRAALPAVDAVVMARPAARHAGNAELAAALDRLWRRMAQRCAGS; translated from the coding sequence CCCGGTACCCGGGCGTTTCCGCGCAGCGCACGGCTCACTCGCCCGGCGCAGTATCGGCGGGTATTTCAGGGCGCTGAGCGGTTTGCCGATCGCTACTTCACCCTGCTTGCCGCGGGGGGAGCGCCGGAGCCACGGCTCGGGCTCGCCATCTCGCGTCGGGTTGCGCCACGGGCCGTCGACCGCAACCGTCTGAAGCGGCTGGTGCGGGAGTCCTTTCGGGCGCAACGGGCGGCTCTGCCCGCGGTGGATGCGGTGGTGATGGCCCGGCCCGCGGCACGCCACGCCGGCAATGCCGAGCTTGCCGCCGCGCTCGACCGGCTCTGGAGACGGATGGCTCAGCGATGCGCAGGATCCTGA